A window of the Hordeum vulgare subsp. vulgare chromosome 5H, MorexV3_pseudomolecules_assembly, whole genome shotgun sequence genome harbors these coding sequences:
- the LOC123452390 gene encoding transmembrane protein 147, giving the protein MTVFHFLNCAVLTFGPHVVYYSATPLSEYDTIGTSVKAAVVYLGAALVKLVCLATFLKVPDANDSFDPYQEIMKILIGFIDVAGLYFALTQLTHRNISQNHKFQAVGLGWAFADSVLHRLAPLWIGARGLEFTWEYIFQGLEANANLVMTLSLAALGSLMWLRKNKPRTLIPIIYACALLLATMPSITSYLRRSLEWQTPKVVGFELFSSLVMAFISWQLFSACQRPM; this is encoded by the exons ATGACGGTGTTCCACTTCCTCAACTGCGCGGTCCTCACCTTCGGTCCCCACGTCGTCTActactccgccacccccct GTCAGAGTATGACACGATTGGCACTAGTGTAAAAGCAGCTGTTGTTTATCTTGGAGCAGCACTTGTAAAG CTTGTTTGTTTAGCAACATTCCTCAAAGTACCTGATGCGAATGATAGCTTTGATCCCTACCAG GAAATAATGAAAATTCTAATTGGGTTTATAGATGTTGCTGGCCTTTATTTTGCTTTGACACAGTTGACCCACAGAAACATCTCCCAGAACCATAAGTTCCAGGCTGTTGGTCTTG GTTGGGCTTTTGCTGATTCAGTTCTGCACCGGCTGGCACCTCTCTGGATTGGGGCACGAGGGCTTGAATTTACTTGGGAGTACATATTCCAAGGACTTGAAGCAAATGCCAATCTA GTGATGACCCTCTCCCTTGCTGCATTAGGATCCTTGATgtggctgaggaagaacaaacctaGGACTTTAATTCCAATAATTTATGCATGTGCTCTGCTTCTGGCAACAATGCCATCTATCACCAG CTACTTGCGGAGATCGTTGGAGTGGCAGACTCCCAAGGTGGTCGGCTTTGAGCTCTTCTCCTCGCTGGTTATGGCTTTCATCAGCTGGCAGCTGTTCTCTGCTTGCCAGAGGCCAATGTAA
- the LOC123452391 gene encoding uncharacterized protein LOC123452391, whose amino-acid sequence MASLSVATLPQLAAAPAAAAGKKRSGVTYVEGMNAYSGLKGLNKVTMLGVRKSADYKFARVVASLSPAGKRRGGTFGAQCNAAGEIFQIAVVMNALTLVGVAVGFVLLRAEAAYEESEE is encoded by the coding sequence ATGGCGTCGCTCTCCGTGGCCACGCTCCCGCAGCTGGCGGccgcgccggcggcggcggcggggaagaaGAGGTCCGGCGTGACGTACGTGGAGGGCATGAACGCCTACAGCGGCCTCAAGGGGCTCAACAAGGTGACCATGCTGGGCGTGCGCAAGAGCGCCGACTACAAGTTCGCCAGGGTCGTCGCGTCGCTCAGCCCCGCCGGGAAGAGGCGCGGCGGCACGTTCGGCGCGCAGTGCAACGCCGCCGGGGAGATCTTCCAGATCGCCGTCGTCATGAACGCGCTCACGCTCGTCGGCGTCGCCGTCGGCTTCGTGCTGCTCCGGGCCGAGGCGGCCTACGAGGAGTCGGAGGAGTGA